A region from the Pelobates fuscus isolate aPelFus1 chromosome 1, aPelFus1.pri, whole genome shotgun sequence genome encodes:
- the LOC134586142 gene encoding olfactory receptor 52K2-like — MELSSLNQTFSYTEFILFAFPGVSTSRYLLAIPFSSIYIIILISNSTIICQIIMEKTLHTPMYILISLLLSVNLTYSTSLLPKMILSFFGVNQISLFGCLAQMFSVYSCIMMESILMLLMAFDRYIAITRPLHYWEIITKNLLVTFSINGLIRNCFLVFPLIILSASMRYCKSNIIPHFHCENQVLLQLACGDISKNLVTGLFVRTFITVCDVTIIIISYLQILQTAMKIAAGSARKKALHTCSTHIMVVSTTYLTGLLASILYFTSSTISYNVQNLCSAVYFFFPPTVNPFIFGLRMNEIKESLLKPWRKNKQTYCNRAHSK; from the coding sequence ATGGAACTTTCCAGCCTAAACCAGACATTCTCCTACACAGAATTTATACTCTTTGCCTTTCCTGGGGTCTCGACATCCAGATATCTCCTGGCCATTCCATTTTCTTCTATATACATCATCATCTTGATCAGTAACTCCACGATCATCTGTCAAATCATCATGGAGAAAACTCTGCACACCCCAATGTACATACTCATCTCTCTTCTCCTGAGCGTGAATTTGACATACTCCACCAGTCTCCTGCCCAAGATGATATTAAGTTTTTTTGGAGTGAACCAGATCTCTCtctttggatgccttgcccagaTGTTCTCTGTATATTCCTGTATCATGATGGAGTCCATTTTGATGCTTTTAATGGCATTTGACAGATATATAGCAATCACAAGGCCTCTTCACTACTGGGAAATAATCACCAAGAATCTTCTGGTCACATTTTCAATCAATGGTTTGATCCGAAATTGCTTTCTTGTGTTTCCTCTCATTATCTTGTCTGCCAGCATGAGGTATTGCAAGTCTAACATTATTCCACACTTTCACTGCGAGAACCAGGTACTCCTTCAACTCGCGTGTGGAGATATTTCCAAGAATCTGGTTACAGGATTGTTTGTGAGAACATTTATTACTGTATGTGATGTTACCATtattataatttcttatctccagATTCTTCAAACGGCCATGAAGATCGCAGCTGGAAGTGCTCGGAAAAAAGCCTTGCACACGTGTTCCACACACATCATGGTTGTCAGCACCACATACCTGACGGGATTGTTAGCCTCCATTCTGTACTTCACTAGTTCGACCATCTCATACAATGTTCAAAATCTCTGCagtgctgtttattttttctttccacCCACTGTCAATCCATTTATTTTTGGTTTACGAATGAACGAGATTAAGGAGAGCTTGCTAAAACCttggagaaaaaacaaacaaacctattGTAATAGGGCCCACTCCAAATAA